A part of Candidatus Methylomirabilota bacterium genomic DNA contains:
- a CDS encoding sugar ABC transporter permease yields MERIEATRDRALPWPAARRARRSWTRTRRLVFVGFVAPAVVVLVLVTVLPLLYLVVTSFTPLDLTNPASKRWAGLTNYRQLAADGRFWNSVWVQTQLSFWTVSLQMIIGFAIALLLNGHLRFLELVRAAFIVPMVLPPVVVALIWKILFTPDISILDWALGLLGLPQPAWLADPKLALWAVIVADVWEWFPFVMLMLLAALQMLPSDPLEAARLDGASPWQVFRYITVPLLKPTLVVAMLFRLIDSVKAFPHIFIMTGGGPGTTTEVTNFYAYLQGFSYTYVGYSSAIIVVMLLATFVMSLGVLRVAGREHDVE; encoded by the coding sequence GTGGAGCGGATCGAGGCGACCCGGGACCGCGCGCTGCCCTGGCCGGCGGCGCGCCGCGCGCGTCGGTCGTGGACCCGCACGCGCCGGCTCGTGTTCGTCGGCTTTGTCGCGCCGGCAGTGGTCGTGCTCGTGCTCGTCACCGTGCTGCCCCTCCTCTACCTCGTGGTGACCAGCTTCACGCCACTCGACCTGACCAACCCGGCTTCTAAGCGCTGGGCCGGGCTGACCAACTACCGCCAGCTTGCCGCCGACGGCCGGTTCTGGAACTCGGTGTGGGTGCAGACGCAGCTCTCGTTCTGGACCGTGTCGCTGCAGATGATCATCGGCTTCGCCATCGCGCTCCTGCTGAACGGGCACCTGCGCTTCCTCGAGCTGGTGCGTGCCGCCTTCATCGTCCCCATGGTGCTGCCGCCCGTGGTGGTCGCGCTCATCTGGAAGATTCTCTTCACGCCGGACATCAGCATCCTCGACTGGGCGCTGGGCCTGCTCGGCCTGCCCCAGCCAGCCTGGCTGGCCGACCCGAAGCTGGCCCTGTGGGCGGTGATCGTGGCCGACGTCTGGGAGTGGTTCCCCTTCGTGATGCTCATGCTGCTCGCGGCGCTCCAGATGCTGCCGAGCGACCCGCTGGAGGCCGCGCGCCTCGATGGCGCCTCGCCCTGGCAGGTCTTCCGTTACATCACCGTGCCCCTCCTCAAGCCCACCCTCGTCGTGGCCATGCTGTTCCGTCTCATCGACAGCGTCAAGGCTTTCCCCCACATCTTCATCATGACGGGCGGCGGGCCGGGAACGACCACCGAGGTCACGAACTTCTACGCCTACCTGCAGGGCTTCTCCTACACCTACGTCGGCTACTCGAGCGCGATCATCGTGGTCATGCTGCTGGCTACCTTCGTAATGAGCCTCGGCGTGCTGCGGGTGGCCGGGCGGGAGCACGACGTTGAATAG
- a CDS encoding TauD/TfdA family dioxygenase, with the protein MSERMTIRPVSAAVGAEILDVDLAGSLTESAIGEIRRALFQHGVVFFRDQKLTPEQHVAFAERFGEINVNRFFKAVDGYPMIAEVRKEPEQTGNIGGSWHTDHSYDQAPAMGSILYAREVPETGGDTLFASMYAAYDALSGGLKQTLESLQALHSSRHVFGVEAYAGRGDLKGRYLNPEAAEQDAVHPVVVRHPGSGRKALYVNAAFTVRIAGWTDEESQPLLRYLYQHAARPEFSYRFQWREGSIAFWDNRCTWHYALNDYHGQRRLMHRITVEGVPLS; encoded by the coding sequence ATGAGCGAGCGCATGACCATCCGACCCGTCTCCGCCGCCGTGGGCGCGGAGATCCTCGATGTCGACCTGGCGGGCTCGCTGACGGAGTCCGCCATCGGCGAGATCCGGCGCGCCCTGTTTCAGCACGGCGTGGTGTTCTTCCGGGACCAGAAGCTGACGCCGGAGCAGCACGTGGCCTTCGCAGAGCGCTTCGGCGAGATCAACGTCAACCGGTTCTTCAAGGCGGTGGACGGCTATCCCATGATCGCCGAGGTGCGCAAGGAGCCCGAGCAGACGGGAAACATCGGCGGCAGCTGGCACACCGACCACAGCTACGACCAGGCCCCGGCCATGGGCTCGATCCTGTATGCCCGCGAGGTGCCGGAGACGGGCGGGGACACACTGTTCGCGAGCATGTACGCGGCCTATGACGCGCTCTCCGGCGGGCTCAAGCAGACGCTGGAGAGCTTGCAGGCCCTTCATTCGAGCCGCCACGTCTTCGGCGTCGAGGCGTACGCGGGGCGCGGGGATCTGAAGGGACGCTATCTGAATCCCGAGGCAGCCGAGCAGGATGCTGTGCATCCCGTGGTCGTCCGCCATCCCGGCTCGGGGCGCAAGGCCCTCTACGTGAATGCCGCCTTCACCGTCCGCATCGCGGGGTGGACCGACGAGGAGTCCCAGCCGCTCTTGCGGTACCTCTACCAGCACGCGGCGCGGCCGGAGTTCAGCTACCGCTTCCAGTGGCGCGAGGGATCGATCGCGTTCTGGGACAACCGCTGCACGTGGCACTATGCGCTCAACGATTACCACGGCCAGCGTCGCCTCATGCACCGGATCACCGTGGAGGGGGTGCCGCTGAGCTGA
- a CDS encoding sulfite exporter TauE/SafE family protein produces MTAVLAAAAVIAAAFVKGSIGFGFPVLATPLLTIVLDVKVAVVILIVPNIVMDGLQFIRNGAPVATVRRFAVLLMFGAIGMVVGTRLLVAVSSRTAALVLGVFMLAFAALNSVGVTPRVSPRGERWLSPVVGLLAGLVGGITNVPGTWLAMYFHALGLTKRDFISSVAFTFFVYKIIQLGAVVYYGLLSPALLGYSLALTVVALGAFALGLKVQDRLQQQTFNRVLLGFLCLLGLWLVARNL; encoded by the coding sequence GTGACGGCGGTCCTCGCGGCGGCGGCCGTGATCGCGGCGGCGTTCGTCAAAGGCTCCATCGGGTTCGGCTTTCCGGTTCTCGCCACTCCCCTCCTGACCATCGTCCTGGACGTCAAGGTGGCGGTCGTCATCCTGATCGTGCCGAACATCGTCATGGACGGGCTGCAGTTCATCCGGAACGGCGCGCCCGTGGCCACCGTCCGGCGCTTCGCCGTCCTGCTGATGTTCGGCGCGATCGGGATGGTGGTCGGCACGCGTCTGCTGGTGGCGGTCTCCTCGCGTACGGCGGCGCTCGTCCTGGGCGTGTTCATGCTGGCCTTCGCCGCCCTCAACAGCGTCGGCGTGACCCCGCGCGTGTCGCCGCGCGGGGAGCGGTGGCTGTCCCCCGTGGTGGGACTGCTGGCGGGACTCGTGGGCGGGATCACCAACGTGCCGGGGACATGGCTGGCGATGTATTTCCATGCGCTCGGCCTGACCAAGCGCGACTTCATCTCGTCGGTGGCCTTCACCTTCTTCGTCTACAAGATCATCCAGCTCGGCGCGGTCGTCTACTACGGGCTGCTGTCGCCGGCCCTGCTGGGGTACTCGCTGGCCCTCACGGTGGTCGCCCTCGGCGCCTTCGCCCTCGGGCTCAAGGTGCAGGACCGTCTCCAGCAGCAGACCTTCAACCGCGTGCTGCTCGGCTTCCTTTGCCTGCTCGGCCTCTGGCTCGTCGCGCGGAACCTCTGA
- a CDS encoding carbohydrate ABC transporter permease yields MNSRAWTASGTVLLMLVVLGPVLFIVQMSVRSGLEAFRMPPTLVFSPTLQNYIDLLEGKFVRSLMNSTVTATSTTVLALLLGVPAAYAFSRARVRAQGLVSLWTLTTRMAPPIAFGIPFFLLYKDLGLIDTRIGLVVIYLTFNLSLVIWMMRAFFDGVPRSLEEAAYIDGAGISAAFLRIVLPLSAPGLATTAIFTFLFAWNDFFYSLLLTRSEAVTAPVAIVNFMNYESWEWGKVAAAATMIMLPVVALSVVVRKYLVRGLTAGAVKG; encoded by the coding sequence TTGAATAGCCGCGCGTGGACGGCCTCCGGCACCGTGCTCCTCATGCTCGTCGTGCTGGGCCCCGTGCTCTTCATCGTGCAGATGTCCGTGCGCTCGGGCCTCGAAGCCTTTCGCATGCCGCCCACCCTTGTCTTCAGCCCCACCCTGCAGAACTACATCGATCTCCTCGAGGGCAAGTTCGTCCGCTCTCTCATGAACAGCACGGTGACCGCCACCTCCACCACGGTCCTCGCGCTGCTCCTGGGGGTGCCCGCGGCCTACGCCTTCTCGCGGGCGCGCGTTCGCGCGCAGGGGCTCGTCTCCCTGTGGACCCTGACCACGCGGATGGCGCCCCCCATCGCCTTCGGCATCCCGTTCTTCCTCCTCTACAAGGACCTGGGCCTGATCGACACGCGGATAGGGCTCGTCGTCATCTACCTCACGTTCAACCTCTCTCTGGTGATCTGGATGATGCGGGCGTTCTTCGATGGCGTCCCCCGCTCCCTGGAGGAGGCCGCGTACATCGACGGCGCTGGCATCTCCGCGGCCTTCCTCAGGATCGTCCTGCCCCTGTCGGCCCCGGGCCTCGCCACCACCGCGATCTTCACGTTCCTCTTCGCGTGGAACGACTTCTTCTACTCGCTACTCCTCACGCGCAGCGAGGCGGTGACCGCGCCGGTGGCCATCGTGAACTTCATGAACTACGAGAGCTGGGAGTGGGGTAAGGTGGCGGCGGCCGCCACCATGATCATGCTGCCCGTGGTCGCGCTCTCGGTCGTGGTGCGCAAGTACCTCGTTCGCGGCCTCACGGCGGGCGCCGTGAAAGGCTAG
- a CDS encoding twin-arginine translocation pathway signal protein codes for MTTLTRTVRHTCARGALALAILAALLTGPRSAAGADPQSLDRQVEVTLRHLYDTTPAARDLAGTAKGILVFPEIARDNYVLGLQSGYGALLVGGRIVAHYVTSSVIYGAQAGVLPFGYALFLVTDSALSRLNQSGGWEVGKDKGVVILPAGRTAIPDGTMDTQAGTMNPTAGTMATRTGARADAYAFVIGDTAIMTGVGVQGWKIIKANP; via the coding sequence GTGACAACCCTCACCCGCACCGTGAGACACACCTGCGCTCGAGGCGCGCTCGCTCTGGCTATCCTGGCCGCGCTCCTGACGGGCCCGCGGTCGGCCGCCGGAGCCGATCCGCAAAGCCTCGATCGTCAAGTAGAAGTCACGCTCAGGCACCTGTACGACACGACTCCCGCGGCCAGGGACTTGGCCGGCACGGCAAAGGGCATCCTCGTCTTCCCGGAAATCGCCAGGGACAATTACGTCCTCGGCCTTCAGTCCGGCTACGGCGCATTGCTGGTGGGCGGCAGGATAGTCGCCCACTACGTTACCAGCTCGGTCATCTACGGGGCGCAAGCCGGCGTCTTGCCATTCGGATACGCGCTCTTCCTGGTCACCGACTCCGCGCTGAGCCGCCTGAACCAGAGCGGTGGCTGGGAGGTCGGCAAGGACAAGGGAGTGGTCATCCTGCCCGCCGGCAGAACCGCGATACCGGACGGGACCATGGACACTCAAGCGGGAACAATGAACCCGACCGCGGGGACGATGGCCACCCGCACGGGAGCCCGAGCCGACGCCTATGCGTTCGTCATTGGGGACACGGCGATCATGACGGGGGTCGGCGTGCAGGGCTGGAAGATCATCAAGGCCAACCCATGA
- a CDS encoding HAD family hydrolase, giving the protein MPIKAITFDAYGTLLRNENLMLIPQRIVEDHKLSVSAHDVWRRWMALYFEATQQPPFRTLRVIQETILSRVLQSFDVRAMAGPYVDLFFQLTTQAEPYPEALSVLNALGGIPSAIVSNADHEHIAAWNFAWPVQFVVISENVRAYKPHPLMFRKAVEQLGVQPHEVLHVGDSDVDDVQGAKTAGLPVAWVNRDGRARRPDVPEPDFEIADLSEMLKLL; this is encoded by the coding sequence ATGCCGATCAAGGCCATCACATTTGACGCGTACGGCACCCTGCTGCGGAACGAAAATCTGATGCTGATTCCTCAGCGGATCGTGGAAGACCACAAGCTGTCGGTCAGCGCCCACGATGTCTGGCGTCGGTGGATGGCTCTTTACTTCGAGGCAACGCAACAGCCCCCATTTCGCACGCTCCGGGTCATTCAGGAAACGATCTTGTCGCGCGTGCTGCAATCCTTCGATGTCCGGGCCATGGCCGGCCCGTACGTCGATCTTTTCTTCCAGCTCACCACGCAGGCCGAGCCCTATCCCGAAGCGCTGAGCGTCTTGAACGCCCTCGGCGGGATCCCGTCCGCCATTGTCTCCAATGCCGACCATGAACACATCGCCGCCTGGAACTTCGCATGGCCGGTTCAGTTCGTCGTCATCTCTGAGAACGTGAGAGCCTACAAGCCGCATCCGCTGATGTTCCGGAAGGCCGTGGAGCAACTGGGTGTTCAGCCTCATGAAGTCCTGCACGTCGGCGATAGCGACGTGGACGATGTCCAGGGCGCCAAGACCGCCGGTCTGCCCGTCGCGTGGGTCAATCGTGATGGTCGCGCGCGCCGCCCTGATGTACCCGAGCCTGATTTTGAAATCGCTGATCTTAGCGAGATGCTGAAGCTTCTTTAG
- a CDS encoding DUF2283 domain-containing protein — MARDRVKVWYDAKGDYLEVLFDQRPGYFRETANDQVMEKVDAEGNVLGFSVLKVSGIGAKPIEVAL; from the coding sequence ATGGCCAGAGACAGAGTGAAGGTTTGGTACGACGCCAAGGGCGACTATCTCGAGGTGCTCTTCGATCAGCGGCCGGGCTATTTCCGGGAAACTGCCAACGATCAAGTTATGGAAAAGGTGGACGCGGAAGGCAATGTGCTCGGCTTCTCGGTACTGAAGGTAAGTGGCATCGGGGCAAAGCCAATCGAAGTCGCGCTCTAA
- a CDS encoding sugar ABC transporter substrate-binding protein — protein MERIGRRRFLRSTAVATGLAVSGVRPSRPLAQAGKPHAGTRLKVAQVSHAYAEALLARLPAFEQQTGIKVEIDQMSFPVLNQRADLELASGSGAYDVMQMIFIRSGRWIAAGWAEPLNPFIDDAKLTDKGALDVADFVAGAMAPFKRGDTLYALPWLSDSTVVGFRADIFEKAGYAKFPETFEALQEAAAKIHTRQTAGFVTEDNLHWIFPNWLLSYGGGFFANPPSDLTPTFDTPEALRAAELFTTMLSKYSPPGGIKLDPSVAQAIMQQGKAACYLDGMGNTQHIIDTKKTTLADRMAFTHTPRGPKGHFPQLAVHGYFINKASKNKQAAWEFIKWATGKDQMLWSALNKGHLACTRTSVLAHADVRQKFTWHGSDLAALHLAVMKRAGEGYMAYRTVPQFPPVGDRVIIAMTSIASGQASVADGMKSLQKDAEGILEKAGVKINRRS, from the coding sequence ATGGAGCGCATTGGTCGTCGCCGGTTCCTCCGATCCACCGCCGTGGCCACCGGGCTCGCCGTGTCGGGCGTCCGGCCCTCGCGCCCTCTCGCCCAGGCCGGCAAGCCCCACGCGGGCACCCGGCTCAAGGTCGCGCAGGTCTCGCACGCGTACGCGGAAGCGTTGCTGGCGCGGCTTCCCGCCTTCGAGCAGCAGACGGGCATCAAGGTGGAGATCGACCAGATGTCGTTCCCCGTCCTGAACCAGCGCGCAGATCTCGAGCTGGCCAGCGGCTCCGGGGCCTACGACGTCATGCAGATGATCTTCATCCGCTCGGGCCGCTGGATCGCCGCGGGGTGGGCCGAGCCGCTCAACCCCTTCATCGACGACGCCAAGCTCACCGACAAGGGGGCCCTCGACGTGGCCGACTTCGTGGCGGGAGCAATGGCGCCGTTCAAGCGCGGGGACACCCTCTACGCGCTGCCCTGGCTCTCCGACAGCACGGTGGTGGGCTTCCGCGCGGATATCTTCGAGAAGGCGGGCTACGCGAAGTTCCCGGAGACCTTCGAGGCGCTCCAGGAAGCGGCCGCCAAGATCCACACGCGCCAGACGGCCGGCTTCGTCACCGAGGACAACCTGCACTGGATCTTCCCGAACTGGCTCCTGTCCTACGGCGGGGGCTTCTTCGCCAATCCGCCGAGCGATCTCACGCCCACCTTCGACACGCCGGAGGCGCTGCGCGCGGCCGAGCTGTTCACCACGATGCTCAGCAAGTACTCGCCGCCCGGCGGCATCAAGCTCGATCCCTCGGTGGCCCAGGCGATCATGCAGCAGGGCAAGGCCGCCTGTTACCTGGACGGGATGGGCAACACCCAGCACATCATCGACACCAAGAAGACCACCCTGGCCGACCGGATGGCCTTCACCCATACGCCCCGCGGGCCCAAGGGGCACTTTCCCCAGCTGGCCGTGCATGGTTACTTCATCAACAAGGCCTCGAAGAACAAGCAGGCCGCCTGGGAGTTCATCAAGTGGGCCACGGGCAAGGACCAGATGCTGTGGAGCGCGCTCAACAAGGGCCACCTGGCGTGTACGCGCACCTCCGTGCTCGCCCACGCGGACGTGCGCCAGAAGTTCACGTGGCACGGCTCGGATCTGGCCGCCCTGCACCTGGCCGTGATGAAGCGCGCCGGGGAGGGCTACATGGCCTATCGCACGGTGCCCCAGTTCCCGCCCGTGGGCGACCGGGTGATCATCGCCATGACCTCGATCGCCTCGGGTCAGGCCAGCGTGGCCGACGGGATGAAATCGCTTCAGAAGGACGCCGAAGGGATCCTGGAGAAGGCCGGCGTCAAGATCAACCGGAGGAGCTAG